The following proteins are co-located in the Pyricularia oryzae 70-15 chromosome 1, whole genome shotgun sequence genome:
- a CDS encoding zinc binuclear cluster-type protein: protein MDPSFIFGALPVGTLPRPQTAQSTQYFHPQHPQHPQRPPLSAAATRVRQQHRDDDGDGSSNRIAHTLTACCRCRQRKTRCDPTLPRCLPCERSGSICEYFDTTKGKKINRNYVVRLQTRVRHLESELAQFTDDDEFPRNTEDMVRPGGLVKLDEHDETPRYLGPSSGIAMTRLVMEDAKRFTEAKKISDVIPSVGSRRMDRSNRMQSIVSYGGSISGPSLRKKSYPMISAHAARELPSRPMANKLLEVYIQRGQVFLPTLHEVVLAKDLEEVYNGDKDPHKNFIVWMVLAISLQKLELQYAGLADGFYLAAMQYFEEVVRTKDLRTLQCLVLIGQYSTLTPTRSAVYYIVGLATRICQQLGMGEEKTIKREYDLGLIDMVTLDLKRRLSWIILSMEFGLAHSMGRPNGFAKGDDFMDVDFFDSRPDELITADGIKEGPPSEKKLMAIHFLKMRLLQAEIRRKLYEKKRPEPRDERHPWFAQMLQKLQDWRDSSPKQPAWCGPWFTGKYHSMVVGLYRPSPQVPKPSSAAVLRCFESSAHIIELSSQQLKQSAVDITWIFLLTIYMSLNTLLWSVSYPEVRKVHSREQLEELVQTCLDTVDQCSERWPGTATASQNYANLARACMHSYDQADEQPAPPVFSNSFATPPSLTDTSSPSASDTSAHTAASTTSAQPHHHHQQPHGQPLFNNSQLFGYSFDQPQQQQNQQQQQQPEPTFKFENTFDDGFPPPRHPQFRTGSIFFNPASESGGGGGRKPSYFPPDFVQDEGPGPNQIDDPTPPASTTPHASNLSSPRNNIPTPPESLGNGSHAQSNNALSPAINFTDTGSVHHTPVMGHQSPPMPHETGAMTPGAPAIKFTPQTPQTPQGHPTPQGTPQRPIFAVPALPPHAQQNQRHHQQVHQHDQQHQHQPQQWFNQPPPPMPQYAAYSQNNAAVFSNGTHNFGDPGSAAAMLGAMPPAGFGGPHMNHGPPDGMGNFGGFPMDPMRQGSLTHEQLSELMGVLEQDGMTEINQLLGIGPSGNGGGGGGAPDEVRW, encoded by the exons ATGGACCCCTCGTTCATTTTTGGGGCTTTACCAGTCGGCACTCTCCCTCGTCCACAGACGGCACAATCGACACAGTATTTCCACCCTCAGCACCCTCAGCACCCTCAGCGCCCACCGCTATCGGCTGCTGCCACTCGTGTTCGCCAGCAACaccgcgacgacgacggcgacggatcGTCGAATCGCATCGCGCATACCCTCACAGCATGTTGCCGTTGTCGCCAG CGCAAAACACGATGCGACCCCACCCTCCCGCGCTGTCTTCCCTGCGAACGTTCAGGCTCCATTTGCGAATACTTTGACACcaccaagggcaagaagatcAACCGCAACTACGTAGTCCGACTGCAGACGCGCGTGCGACACCTCGAGTCGGAGCTCGCCCAGTTCACCGATGACGATGAGTTCCCCCGCAATACCGAGGACATGGTACGGCCAGGCGGTTTGGTCAAGTTGGACGAACATGATGAGACGCCCAGGTACCTTGGTCCGAGCAGCGGAATCGCCATGACGAGGCTGGTTATGGAGGATGCGAAGCGCTTCACGGAAGCAAAAAAGATATCTGATGTCATTCCTTCGGTGGGCTCCCGAAGGATGGACAGGTCGAACAGGATGCAGAGTATTGTCAGTTACGGCGGAAGCATAAGCGGTCCAAGCCTTCGCAAGAAGAGCTATCCTATGATCAGTGCGCATGCCGCTCGGGAGTTGCCGTCGCGACCGATGGCTAACAAGCTGTTGGAGGTTTACATTCAAAGAG GTCAAGTTTTTCTTCCAACTCTTCACGAGGTTGTACTTGCAAAAGACCTCGAAGAGGTTTATAACGGAGACAAAGATCCGCATAAAAACTTTATTGTTTGGATGGTCTTGGCAATCAGCCTCCAAAAGTTGGAGCTGCAATATGCAGGTCTAGCTGACGGTTTTTACTTGGCGGCCATGCAGTACTTTGAGGAAGTAGTCAGGACGAAGGACTTGCGGACACTCCAATGCCTGGTTCTCATAGGCCAGTATTCAACTCTGACTCCTACTCGATCGGCAGTCTACTACATCGTAGGCCTCGCTACTCGTATTTGCCAGCAATTGGGAATGGGTGAAGAAAAGACGATAAAACGAGAGTACGACTTGGGGCTCATTGACATGGTCACCCTTGATCTCAAGAGGAGGCTGAGCTGGATAATTCTTTCCATGGAATTTGGTCTAGCGCACAGTATGGGCAGGCCCAACGGTTTCGCCAAGGGGGACGACTTCATGGATGTTGACTTCTTTGACAGCCGCCCGGATGAGCTCATAACGGCTGATGGGATCAAAGAAGGTCCTCCAAGCGAGAAGAAGCTCATGGCGATCCACTTCCTAAAGATGAGGCTCCTTCAAGCAGAAATTAGACGCAAGTTGTACGAAAAGAAGCGGCCGGAACCAAGGGATGAACGCCACCCTTGGTTTGCACAAATGCTGCAGAAACTCCAGGATTGGCGTGACTCTAGTCCGAAACAACCGGCGTGGTGTGGTCCCTG GTTCACTGGCAAGTATCACAGTATGGTTGTTGGTCTTTATAGGCCATCGCCACAAGTACCAAAGCCTTCTAGTGCGGCGGTTTTGAGGTGCTTTGAGTCTTCGGCACATATCATCGAACTTTCAAGCCAGCAGCTTAAGCAGTCCGCGGTAGACATTACTTGGATATTCCTTTTGACTATCTACATGTCCCTCAACACATTGCTCTGGTCGGTCTCATATCCTGAAGTGCGCAAAGTGCATTCGCGTGAGCAGCTTGAGGAGTTGGTGCAAACTTGCCTCGATACAGTTGACCAGTGCTCAGAAAGGTGGCCCGGCACCGCAACAGCATCCCAGAACTATGCAAATCTTGCAAGAGCATGCATGCATAGCTACGATCAGGCTGACGAGCAGCCTGCTCCACCCGTGTTTTCGAACAGCTTTGCAACGCCCCCATCGCTGACTGACACCAGCTCGCCCTCTGCATCGGACACATCCGCTCACACTGCCGCATCAACAACCTCAGCGCAACCGCATCACCATCACCAGCAACCCCATGGACAGCCCCTGTTTAACAACTCCCAGTTATTTGGTTACAGTTTTGATCaaccccagcagcagcaaaatcagcagcagcagcagcaaccagAACCGACATTCAAGTTCGAGAACACGTTCGATGATGGCTTCCCACCTCCTCGCCATCCACAATTTCGCACCGGCTCCATCTTCTTCAACCCTGCGTCGGAATCAGGCGGTGGAGGCGGGAGGAAGCCGTCGTACTTTCCTCCGGATTTTGTACAGGATGAAGGTCCAGGGCCTAATCAGATCGATGATCCCACACCACCTGCTTCCACTACGCCGCACGCCAGCAACCTCTCGTCACCCCGTAATAACATTCCAACGCCGCCAGAGTCTCTAGGCAATGGTAGCCACGCTCAATCTAACAATGCGCTGTCCCCGGCTATTAACTTTACCGACACGGGATCTGTCCATCACACTCCCGTCATGGGCCACCAAAGCCCGCCCATGCCCCACGAGACAGGGGCAATGACCCCAGGCGCGCCGGCTATCAAATTCACCCCTCAGACGCCGCAGACCCCTCAAGGGCACCCCACGCCCCAGGGGACGCCACAACGACCGATTTTTGCAGTCCCTGCGCTGCCGCCTCATGCGCAGCAGAACCAGCGGCACCATCAACAAGTTCATCAACACGAtcagcagcatcagcacCAGCCGCAGCAGTGGTTCAACCAGCCCCCACCGCCCATGCCCCAATACGCTGCCTACTCGCAGAACAACGCGGCCGTTTTTAGCAATGGCACGCACAACTTTGGTGACCCTGGCAGTGCGGCTGCAATGCTTGGCGCCATGCCGCCCGCGGGATTCGGCGGCCCACACATGAATCACGGTCCCCCCGATGGTATGGGTAACTTTGGCGGTTTCCCAATGGACCCGATGAGGCAGGGTAGTCTGACGCACGAGCAGTTGTCGGAGCTCATGGGCGTCCTCGAGCAGGATGGCATGACCGAGATCAACCAGCTGCTTGGCATTGGTCCAAGCGGTaacggcggtggtggcggtggtgccCCAGATGAAGTGAGGTGGTAA
- a CDS encoding ent-kaurene oxidase, producing the protein MSIPLGILYIVCIYCHKVHLSTQVGTQVGTSVHKTQLPKMSTLELFSNITSPVSDDLRDGTAFKYAPYLVTAIFVLAIVYSKRESYPDLPRLNPKGPLEFGWAKRLNHFMVHSPELLAEASRRFGDNPFKLFTDLGDIVVVPAKYANELKNHRGMNFMEVGVDSVHTYLPGFEPFAATPALVKVVNNNLTKTLAKLTAPMVQEAALGSSDIFGESKEWHEVSIEQIMGFILRISSRIFIGQELCRSKQWLEASRAWTHVAFQAVFTLRAYPRFWRPWIHWSIPCVNDSRRKLKLCREVLQPYIDKRNIVKAEAIARGEPSPFDDSIEWFEQENKTDFDPAQKQLQLIVAAVHTTTDLLVVALVNIAKNPEIIGPLREEIISSLSEEGLKISAFEKLKLMDAVFKESQRLKPIATIAFRRKAMEDVVLSDGFKIKKGTIIGIDGIKALRDERVYPDPLRWDPYRYIKLREAGEAAKARLVSVTQEHFGFGHGFHACPGRFFAANELKIALARIILNYDITVPEDVKNLPEAFSGSNYKIPKGTRFLFKRRKEELDLSTLV; encoded by the exons ATGTCCATTCCGCTGGGTATATTATATATAGTGTGTATATACTGCCACAAAGTGCATCTCTCAACACAAGTTGGGACTCAGGTTGGAACATCCGTCCACAAAACACAGCTACCCAAGATGTCTACACTTGAGCTTTTTTCAAATATAACCAGTCCCGTTTCCGACGATTTGAGAGATGGCACCGCGTTCAAATATGCGCCGTACCTAGTCACGGCCATCTTTGTTCTCGCTATAGTTTACAGCAAGCGCGAAAGCTACCCGGACCTCCCCCGGCTAAACCCTAAAGGCCCTTTGGAGTTCGGATGGGCAAAGCGGCTTAATCACTTTATGGTTCACAGCCCCGAACTATTGGCCGAAGCTTCGCGCCGTTTCGGGGACAATCCGTTCAAACTATTTACGGATTTGGGAGATATTGTCGTCGTCCCGGCCAAATATGCTAATGAGCTCAAGAACCACCGTGGAATGAATTTTATGGAGGTGGGAGTCGAT TCGGTTCATACCTACCTTCCCGGCTTCGAGCCTTTTGCCGCCACGCCCGCCCTGGTAAAAGTCGTCAACAACAATTTGACCAAAACTTTGG CAAAACTCACGGCGCCTATGGTGCAAGAGGCTGCTCTAGGGTCGTCGGATATCTTTGGCGAATCAAAAG AATGGCACGAGGTATCCATCGAGCAAATCATGGGCTTTATCTTGCGCATCTCCAGCCGTATATTTATTGGCCAAGAACTTTGCAGAAGCAAACAATGGTTGGAAGCTTCACGCGCGTGGACGCACGTCGCGTTTCAGGCCGTCTTCACTCTAAGGGCGTACCCCCGTTTCTGGAGACCGTGGATACACTGGTCCATACCATGTGTAAACGACTCTCGACGAAAGCTCAAACTTTGCCGCGAGGTGCTGCAGCCATATATCGACAAACGCAACATTGTCAAGGCGGAAGCCATTGCCAGGGGTGAACCGAGCCCGTTTGATGATTCGATCGAATGGTTTGAGCAGGAAAACAAAACCGATTTCGACCCGGCCCAAAAACAACTGCAGCTTATAGTGGCCGCCGTCCACACTACGACCGATTTACTTGTTGTTGCTTTGGTGAATATTGCCAAAAATCCCGAGATAATCGGCCCGTTGCGTGAGGAAATTATAAGTAGCTTATCAGAAGAAGGGTTGAAAATATCAGCTTTCGAAAAACTCAAGCTTATGGATGCCGTTTTCAAAGAATCTCAGAGACTGAAGCCTATCGCGACAA TCGCTTTCCGCCGTAAGGCCATGGAGGATGTTGTGCTTTCGGACGGATTCAAAATCAAAAAGGGCACTATAATTGGCATCGATGGCATCAAAGCCCTCCGGGACGAAAGGGTGTATCCGGACCCGCTGCGCTGGGACCCGTACCGCTACATCAAACTGCGAGAGGCCGgcgaggcggccaaggcccGTCTGGTCAGCGTTACTCAAGAGCACTTTGGATTCGGTCACGGCTTCCACGCCTGCCCCGGCCGTTTTTTCGCCGCCAACGAACTCAAGATCGCACTGGCTCGAATTATACTGAACTACGACATCACGGTTCCCGAGGACGTGAAGAACCTgcccgaggccttttccgggTCCAATTACAAGATACCAAAGGGGACTAGGTTCTTGTTCAAGAGGCGAAAGGAGGAGCTGGACCTGAGCACTCTGGTGTGA
- a CDS encoding fungal specific transcription factor domain-containing protein produces the protein MMPRSSFSDNPLLRVSRPVSACSRCRTAKVKCDGKLPACTACEKAGRESECSAANDQFARGKERSYVAALELRVEKLERRLKFAKSRKASMALHDVDAPLAHSDDRKGSMANIHAAIYRKAARQRENSDVNALVSDFGFLSVNATAQDFEPSVSNMTFARLLLAASTADPLPEPQTDANPPRDVARGLVKYYLDNIYALHPFFPDVQLHSAVENLYHDDRRHLKHHDCWLFWMVLAIASTAQSHSCNDEYYRNGVEYVTRAMTFADMALMPGKETQIRSLLLLTQYSLFDPAHFDSWHLIGFTCRAVIDLGFHQDPSSAERIDKFKLNLRRKIFYCAYALDRCIGMMSARAFSFTDDAVNVALPSMTGVGRIPSISGTIKGPESSDPAILLFQLRQTQSHWYQTLVQSDPSVPLENAASYVWQMCHEMREWFESLPDGNEGLPTAIRQLFELELKYSYVYCIAPSSRAPTITSHARLLIFEYAVAYMNDVYDMVHPPDEKPQIVLGEVKSSPSVSAWALLTYDQALRVYFMGSQFLAVMDEMGETLLSEAPVAIPLSLPGTAPPPPMPERRGGDNLDRSLACVEKTIATLKKFGDRWNIANMLAQEFDRKSKDLCQRIEELKVLRSEQQEQQRQQLQQQQDQKPHHHQHQPHHQHNRSQTHVSTPHLQHQVPPPPQYAMPMGQHSIPPMSPPLQQHMSPSAGHISPPARGGGIQMMGAPPPHANMMPGGYSAQPHMQQAHYHHQQPFPGQLSPLPPQVQQHPPVQHHTQPAEVNWAPVDINEIMRQGGGI, from the exons ATGATGCCACGCTCGAGCTTCTCTGATAACCCCCTATTGAGGGTTTCCAGGCCAGTGTCGGCTTGCTCACGAT GTCGAACAGCCAAAGTCAAG TGTGATGGAAAGCTTCCCGCTTGTACCGCCTGCGAAAAGGCAGGGCGCGAAAGCGAATGTTCTGCAGCCAACGACCAGTTTGCTCGCGGCAAGGAGCGCAG CTATGTCGCGGCACTTGAGCTTCGTGTTGAGAAATTAGAGAGGCGGCTCAAGTTTGCCAAGTCTCGAAAGGCATCCATGGCCCTCCACGATGTCGATGCACCTCTTGCACACTCGGATGATCGCAAAGGCTCTATGGCCAATATACATGCAGCCATCTACAGGAAGGCTGCCAGACAGAGGGAGAACTCAGATGTTAATGCACTAGTCTCCGACTTTGGCTTTTT GTCGGTAAACGCAACTGCGCAGGACTTCGAGCCCTCAGTTAGCAACATGACATTTGCGAGGCTTTTGTTGGCAGCTTCGACCGCAGATCCCCTGCCAGAACCCCAAACAGACGCCAACCCGCCCCGCGATGTCGCTCGTGGACTTGTCAAGTACTATCTCGACAACATCTATGCTTTGCATCCTTTCTTTCCCGATGTCCAACTGCATTCTGCTGTTGAGAACCTCTACCATGATGACCGGCGACATCTCAAGCACCATGATTGCTGGCTGTTCTGGATGGTTCTTGCGATTGCATCGACGGCTCAGAGTCACAGTTGTAACGACGAATACTATCGAAACGGCGTCGAGTATGTCACCAGGGCCATGACATTTGCCGATATGGCCCTGATGCCTGGCAAAGAAACCCAGATCAGATCGCTTTTGTTACTCACGCAGTACTCTCTCTTTGACCCCGCTCACTTTGACAGCTGGCATCTGATTGGGTTCACTTGCCGTGCCGTCATTGATCTTGGCTTCCATCAAGACCCATCATCCGCAGAGCGAATCGACAAGTTCAAGCTAAACCTGCGGAGGAAGATTTTCTACTGCGCATATGCTCTTGACAG GTGCATCGGAATGATGTCTGCTAGAGCCTTTTCTTTCACGGATGACGCCGTCAATGTGGCACTACCCAGTATGACTGGAGTTGGCCGCATCCCGTCCATTAGCGGCACCATCAAGGGTCCCGAGTCATCGGATCCAGCGATTTTGTTGTTTCAGCTCCGTCAGACTCAGTCACATTGGTACCAGACTTTAGTCCAATCCGACCCCTCTGTGCCGCTCGAGAATGCAGCCAGCTATGTTTGGCAAATGTGCCACGAGATGCGTGAATGGTTCGAATCGCTTCCTGACGGCAATGAAGGACTACCAACCGCCATTCGCCAATTATTTGAGCTCGAACTCAAGTACAGCTATGTATACTGCATCGCGCCTAGTTCGCGCGCGCCCACCATAACGTCTCACGCCAGACTTTTGATATTCGAGTACGCGGTGGCCTATATGAATGACGTGTACGACATGGTGCACCCTCCAGACGAGAAACCGCAGATTGTGCTTGGCGAAGTGAAGTCCTCGCCTTCCGTGTCAGCATGGGCCTTGCTTACCTATGATCAAGCCTTGAGGGTCTATTTTATGGGCTCACAGTTTCTCGCTGTCATGGACGAGATGGGTGAAACACTACTGTCCGAAGCACCAGTGGCCATCCCTCTCTCGCTCCCGGGAACCGCCCCTCCACCACCTATGCCCGAAAGACGCGGCGGTGATAATTTGGACAGAAGCTTGGCATGCGTTGAAAAAACGATTGCGACGCTGAAAAAGTTTGGCGATCGATGGAACATCGCGAACATGCTTGCGCAAGAGTTTGACAGAAAGAGCAAGGATCTGTGCCAGAGGATTGAGGAACTCAAAGTCTTGAGGAGCGAACAGCAAGAACAACAGCGCCAACAgctccagcagcaacaagaccaaaagccgcaccaccaccagcaccagccacATCATCAACATAATCGATCCCAGACACATGTGTCTACGCCACACCTCCAACATCAGGTACCGCCTCCGCCCCAGTACGCAATGCCCATGGGCCAACACTCTATACCCCCGATGAGTCCTCCTTTACAGCAACATATGTCACCGTCTGCTGGCCACATATCGCCCCCTGCACGGGGAGGTGGTATACAAATGATGGGGGCGCCTCCACCACACGCCAACATGATGCCTGGAGGCTATTCTGCTCAGCCCCACATGCAACAAGCACATTACCATCACCAACAGCCTTTTCCCGGCCAACTAAGCCCTTTACCGCCCCAGGTCCAACAACATCCGCCGGTACAGCACCATACACAGCCGGCCGAGGTTAACTGGGCACCAGTCGATATCAACGAGATTATGCGCCAGGGCGGCGGTATATAA